One region of Corvus moneduloides isolate bCorMon1 chromosome 1, bCorMon1.pri, whole genome shotgun sequence genomic DNA includes:
- the PTCHD3 gene encoding patched domain-containing protein 3 produces the protein MAGPRDPAERCSCRNTNCVERPLRRLFEGLASGVAACPWPFVLVPLLLSGGLGAGFLFLPQRQANDIEGQFTPTWGPAKDERDFVRRHFPPDDSERFSAPRLPTEGAYASLIAVATNGTSVLEPAAWAEVLRLNATVHDAEYERLCARTAGGCASPNPLLSRWGDAGPPAPGSLRFPVNDSVFLGAALGGVETDDGRVRRARALKLMYYLREDGPEAQDSRRWLESFLQNISSRVAELRLGSIQVTYFTSLSRQQEFEGNAKSVIPLFSITYFLTITFAVISCLRLSCIRNNIWLASCGVLSSGLAVLSSFGLMLFCGVPFVVTVANAPFLILGVGVDDMFIMIASWEQSSRKKEKSSVKSLLAETYAEAALSVTITTLTDVLAFFIGTWTAFPSVRSFCLYTGTAFVFCYVYTMTFFGAVLVLNHKREQENRHWLTCMRVGVGEDQAENSCLYNACCIGSCSRQPSQPEGEHPMSIFFKKYYGPFITNKWIKLLVVLLYGAYLGGSVYGCTQIREGIDLRNLANDDSYVIPYYDDDEKYFSTYGPRVMVVITESVDYWNETVRLGIESCAQNLENISYVDKNLSESWLRVYTELAKRGLININSKTDFFNNLTVLFKFRPSFEWDINKTQDAIEASRFFIQTVNVTSAVDEKNLLNQLREAAEQCSIPLKVYHPAFIYYDQYLVIVQNTVQNVAVAAGAMLVVSLLLIPNPLCCLWVTFAIASVIVGVAGFMTFWNVNLDSISMINLVICIGFSVDFSAHISYAFVASGESSANKRAIEALSLLGYPVLQGAVSTILGVVVLAAANTYIFRTFFKIMFLVILFGALHGLVFIPVFLTFFGNFGRSPNSKSKNLELEKL, from the exons ATGGCGGGGCCGCGGGACCCCGCGGAGCGCTGCTCCTGCCGCAACACCAACTGCGTGGAGCGGCCGCTGCGCCGGCTCTTCGAAGGGCTGGCGAGCGGCGTGGCCGCCTGCCCCTGGCCCTTCGTGCTGGTGCCGCTGCTGCTGTCGGGCGGGCTGGGCGCCGGCTTCCTCTTCCTGCCGCAGCGGCAGGCGAACGACATCGAGGGGCAGTTCACACCGACGTGGGGGCCCGCCAAGGACGAGCGCGACTTCGTGCGGCGGCACTTCCCCCCCGACGACTCGGAGCGCTTCTCCGCCCCGCGGCTGCCCACCGAGGGCGCCTACGCCTCCCTCATCGCCGTGGCGACGAACGGGACCTCGGTCCTGGAGCCGGCGGCGTGGGCAGAGGTGCTGCGGCTGAACGCGACCGTGCACGACGCCGAGTACGAGCGGCTCTGCGCCCGCACCGCCGGCGGCTGCGCCAGCCCCAACCCGCTGCTGTCGCGGTGGGGCGATGCGGGACCGCCCGCCCCGGGGAGCCTCCGCTTCCCCGTCAACGACAGCGTCTTCCTGGGGGCCGCGCTGGGCGGCGTGGAGACGGACGACGGGCGGGTGCGGAGGGCGCGGGCCCTGAAGCTGATGTATTACCTGCGGGAGGACGGCCCCGAGGCGCAGGACAGCCGGCGGTGGCTGGAGAGCTTCCTGCAGAACATCTCGTCCAGAGTGGCGGAGTTGCGCCTCGGCTCTATTCAG GTGACCTACTTTACCTCGCTGTCCAGACAACAGGAGTTTGAAGGAAATGCCAAGAGTGTGATCCCACTCTTCTCCATAACATATTTCCTGACAATAACCTTTGCAGTCATCTCTTGCCTAAG actgAGCTGTATAAGAAATAATATCTGGCTTGCAAGCTGTGGAGTGCTTTCTTCCGGCTTAGCTGTATTGAGCAGCTTTGGACTGATGCTCTTCTGTGGAGTTCCGTTTGTGGTCACTGTGGCTAATGCACCATTCCTGATTCTGG GGGTTGGCGTTGATGACATGTTCATCATGATTGCTTCCTGGGAACAAAgttcaaggaaaaaagagaaatccagtGTTAAGTCTCTGCTGGCCGAGACTTATGCAGAAGCAGCACTTTCTGTGACCATCACCACTCTCACGGATGTTTTGGCCTTCTTCATTGGCACCTGGACGGCTTTTCCATCCGTGAGGTCTTTTTGCCTCTATACGGGCACAGCTTTTGTCTTCTGCTATGTATATACCATGACCTTCTTTGGGGCTGTTCTGGTATTAAATCACAAAAGGGAGCAAGAGAACCGCCACTGGCTGACTTGTATGCGTGTGGGAGTAGGTGAAGATCAGGCTGAGAACTCCTGCTTGTACAATGCTTGCTGTATTGGCAGCTGTTCCAGGCAGCCATCTCAGCCAGAAGGTGAGCATCCAATGAGcatattctttaaaaagtattatGGCCCTTTTATTACAAATAAATGGATCAAGCTGCTCGTGGTGTTGCTGTACGGAGCATACTTGGGTGGCAGTGTTTATGGGTGTACTCAGATCAGGGAAGGCATCGATCTCCGGAATCTGGCAAATGATGACTCCTACGTTATTCCATACTATGATGATGATGAGAAATACTTCTCGACATACGGACCCAGGGTCATGGTTGTCATTACTGAGAGCGTAGATTACTGGAATGAGACGGTGCGTCTTGGCATTGAGAGCTGTGCACAGAATTTAGAGAACATTTCCTATGTAGATAAGAACCTCTCAGAGTCATGGCTGAGGGTATACACAGAACTTGCCAAAAGGGGGTTGATAAATATAAACAGTAAGACTGACTTCTTTAATAACTTAACTGTACTGTTCAAATTTCGTCCCAGTTTTGAGTGGGACATAAACAAGACTCAGGATGCAATAGAAGCTTCACGTTTCTTCATCCAGACAGTGAACGTGACGTCAGCCGTTGATGAGAAGAATCTCCTCAATCAGTTAAGAGAGGCAGCCGAGCAGTGCAGCATTCCACTGAAGGTGTATCACCCAGCGTTCATCTACTACGACCAGTACCTGGTGATAGTGCAGAACACTGTTCAGAACGTTGCCGTGGCTGCCGGGGCGATGCTCGTTGTCTCCCTTCTGCTCATTCCTAACCCATTGTGCTGCTTGTGGGTGACTTTTGCTATAGCCTCTGTTATAGTTGGCGTTGCTGGTTTCATGACGTTCTGGAACGTCAATCTCGATTCCATATCCATGATCAACCTGGTTATTTGCATAGGGTTTTCTGTAGATTTTTCTGCTCATATTTCCTATGCCTTTGTTGCGAGTGGAGAGTCATCAGCCAATAAAAGGGCAATTGAAGCTCTGTCCCTGCTAGGTTACCCAGTACTTCAAGGTGCAGTTTCTACAATACTAGGAGTAGTtgtcctggctgcagcaaaCACCTACATCTTTAGGACATTCTTCAAGATCATGTTCCTTGTTATTTTGTTTGGGGCTCTTCATGGTCTTGTTTTTATTCCagtgtttttaacattttttggAAACTTTGGCAGATCACCCAATAGCAAATCTAAAAACCTAGAGCTTGAGAAATTATAA